The Oncorhynchus mykiss isolate Arlee chromosome 8, USDA_OmykA_1.1, whole genome shotgun sequence genome includes the window AAGGAGTCTGAGCGGGAGGAAGAGCGCAGGAGAGAAATGGTAGGAAGAAATACAAACCCCGTTCTCACCCTCACATGGCATTCCTGGGTCATGTTGAGCAGGGAGAAAACCTTTTGAAACCAGGGgcgggactacctgaacttgtccaatggGAATGCTGATTTTAATTGTTCGTTGTGAAATGTTTTACCACGCTGTGCCCGACTACTGAACAGGACTCAGGTTTACCACTGATCTGGGCGTGAAATGTCCTTCTGGCTTGAAGGGTCCTACCGTAGACATAATTGGTATGTGTTTCCATTCATCATTGTGTCCTACAGACTAAAGAAAGCAAACGGCTGAAGGAGTTCCTGGAGGACTACGATGACGACAGAGATGACCCTAAGTACTACAGGTGACCACCAGCATATTTAATTCATTTATGATGCTGATCTGCTAGGTTTACATACTACAGAAGATATAATTGAGACCATTTTAATGTCGATAATGTAAACTGTCAAGATGATGGCGGTCTGAAACGACATGTTTTTGGCTTCGACATTTGGGAAGAGAAACCTCACTacttaaaataaaacaaaaaacttGAAGAGATTTGTTGATGAGTGTCAGGGCCATTGTTATAAAAAGTGTTGTTCCGTGTGTGACCCCTAGGGGCAGCGCACTGCAGAAGCGTCTGAGAGACCGGGAGAAGGAGACTGAGGTGGATGAGCgcgacaggaagagagagaaggaagagctggaggagatcAGACAAAGGCTGCTGGCCGAGGGACACCCAGACCCCGAAGCCGAGATACGCAgggtgagaaagagggagtgtgtgtgtgtgtgactgtatccGCTTGACTGTGTTTATTCCTGAAGGTCATTTTGTCCTCGGATCCCTTTGTCTGTATGTCTGCATTGTAAGTGCGTCTCTATCCATCTGGCTATCTTGGCTACACAATAACGTTAGGCGAGTGTATCCTCTTTCCTGACTGTAAGCCCCTTGTCTCACACTGCTTCTCTTTACCGATTGGTCCAGATGGAAGAGGAGGCGGAGCGTCTGCGCCAGCCTCCAGTGAAGCCAGAGCCCGACCCCGAGGAGGAGCGGGTACACAAGGCCCCACGGGTGGACCGGGATCGCAGAGGAGACAGAGATCGAGACCGAGGtgatcgggagagagagagaggtgatcgAGACCGAGGtgatcgggagagagagaggggggaaagagatcGAGGtgatcgggagagagagaggggggaaagagaccgggagagaggggatagagaccgggagagggacagaggggaccACCATGtaccccaccatcaccacccccactcTGATGATGATGTGGAAGAAGGGGAGGAGTTTGACGACGACCAATCGGGGTCCAAGCCCTGCCTGAAGCCCACGTTGCGGCCAATCACTGCGGCCCCCTCTGTTTCGTCGGCCAGCGGGGGCGCCACCCCCAACACGCCTTGTGGCGGGGACGAGTCACCCTGCGGCATCATCATCCCACACGAGAACTCACCCCCTCACGAGACCCCACCCCAGGAGGAGTTCCGCCCCAAGATCGGCCTCAGTCTCAAACTGGGTGAGTTTGGTTGGTGGGACAAGCTAGGTCTAGAATCATATGGACATAATGACAACTATAGTGCTAACTACCTAATGATCTGTTGTGTAGATCCAATTAAGCGCCTCAATCATTAATGAAGGGGAAAGATCAGGATAATTAAAATAATGAAGCAAGACTGCCTATCTTTACCATTCATTTTTAGATTGAGGCATATAGCTGTATCTGCACAGATATCTTGAGCCTGACAAATTGTTTAATTTGAGAGGGATGTCACTCAAATTGCTTTAAGATATCAATTAAATGGAACTGTCCTGTTTCAGACATACTCCATGACGAAAGGTTTAAAGTATGTCTAAATATCTCTCTAGGAGCCACTAGcagccccagccagcccaacGTGGCCATCAAACGCAAGAAGCTCACTGTGGACAGCGTCTTTAACAAATTTGACGACGAGGAGGCAGACGAGGCTCCCCGCAAGCGCAAGCTGGTACCACTGGACTACGGCGACGACGACAAGAACCTCCAGAGTGTGGTAGACGGCGCCTCGGGCCTGGCGGCCATCAAGGGCGCCAACACAGAGGAGAAGCGCAAGCACATCAAGAGCCTGATCGAGAAGATCCCCACGGGCAAGACGGAGCTGTTCTCCTACCCGCTGGACTGGTCTGCAGTGGACTCGGTGAGGATAGGATGTGGCAGTACCCCGCTTTCCAGTctttctgctctcttgccaactaATTCTGTGTTCGCAAGAGCGCAGAAACTGAATGGAAACCAGACCAGAGGAAATATGACATACAGATAACGCTGGTTGGTTTTGATAATTCAACGACTAGAGGCTGTAGTCCAAGGGAATTGCTGATGTAGCCCTTCTTTGTCAAAGTAGAAAATGTGTTTCCCTACAAAACTGGTACAGACCTATATGAATAATACCTGGTGCAGTGACTAAAGTAGTTCTGACTGTTCTCCCCAGACTCTGATGGATCGACGCATACGCCCCTGGATCAACAAAAAGATAATTGAGTACATTGGAGAAGAGGAGGCTACGCTAGTCGATTTTGTCTGCTCCAAGGTGTGTAAGCGTGATTGATGCAATTTACTGGGGAGCTGGATGTTTTTGCAATATGAGTATCATTCTGATTCCTTAATTTTGACCTCCCCCAGGTGATGGCTCATGGTACACCACAGGGTATCTTGGATGATGTTGCCATGGTGAGTATCCCAAGAAATATACTGGGAACATTCTCAGTTGTCTGTCCAGCTAAAACTGATTTAACTGTATTTTGATCAAAGTATTAAACAGGCCTTAAAAGAGCCTTGGTGAACTGCTTTTGGTCTCCTGATTTAAACTTGTTAAGTACTATGTCATTAATCTAACTGCAATGCGGTTCCTCTACACCAAGGTTTTGGATGAAGAAGCAGAGGTCTTCATCGTCAAGATGTGGCGGTTGCTGATCTACGAAACTGAAGCCAAGAAGATTGGGCTTGTGAAATAAGAAACCCAGGAAAGCACTGAACGAATCCAACTTTTTCTATTAGAGTAATCTGACTTTAGCGTTGTCAGTCACCAAAAAGACTTCTCAATTTGAGTGGCCTAAAATCAAAGAATGCGCTCAACCTAATAATACCCCAACAGCATTCACACGTTGAGCTCCCGTTTTCTCATTCTTCCAATAGACTCTGGTACATGTCATGTTACTCCACTGCAGCTGCTGACTTTGTATTGGTGTAtagcctacgtgtgtgtgtgtgtgtgtgtgtgcgtgcgtgcttgaaTGACTGACGAAGTGCTTATTGAAGATGCATGAAAGCAGACACTTGGACAATGGCCCTACTACAGACTCTTGGCTCGAGTTGGATGTTCTGAGGATGACTGTGGAGGTAGTGGATTAGGGGTTAATGGTTGATGAAGAGAAGAACATAGCTACTAAGCTGTGGAAAAAAGTACGCTGAAAAGCATCTCACCGTTTTGTTTCTCTCTAGTTTTGTGACGTTAGTAATATCAAAGGTTATTGGACTGCTGTTTCTATGTGGCATCTGCTGAGTGAAACTTCTGTTTATGTGAAGGGTAGACCTTAAAAGGTAGATTTGTTTTTGTATTACAAACAATGCTTTCTATAAATTCTTTTTAAGGATAGGCCAGTTATTGAACATTTGACTTGTGGTTGGTTGGTCTCGTAACACAGGCAACAGCACCACCTGGAAAGGATACTGATTTGTGTAAACATTGTTTCCATTTTTTCTTTTTGTACCAGTGGAAATTTTGTTTTGAATAAAGACTTGGATTTTGTCAATAGATAAGGGGTTGTGGCCCAGTGAGTCTATCATACACCAATAGTTTAAATAATTGGTATTATGAAGAACCACTGTGCCATGGTACAAGTGCTTTAAGTTAGTTGTTCATTGTGCTATTAAAGTTTGAATTCTTGTTTATATGGGCATGTTGCAGATGAAATAACCAATCAGAGCACAGCTGCAATTCATACCCAAAACCACTGAGATCAAACGTGCAGAACTTTATTGATGTCATGAGCTACACAAAAGCAAGATCCTGCCAGTAAAAATCCATACTACTGGAAGAGGAACAGCACATAAGTAACCCACGCCAGTATCACACACAACTAGAGCCTATGCATCACTTCCTGTGACCAGCGAGAGGTGAATTTGCGATGGCCACTGCTTGTAAACAGTTTTCTGCATATATATAGGTATAATTGGTGTTTGTACTGTAAATGGTTACTGGTATAGTTTGTCTTATTTGCTTTAACACATTTCCGtctatccacctctagacttaaGAGAATAGCAATGTATGTTTCTCTCCTTCTGAGAAGTCCCTAATTATCAATTTAGAGGGTTATTAGCCAGTGAATACCTCTATGTAATATGAGAGTTGCACATCTGTGGGACAGTGCGACTATGGCGAAGTCTGTCCATCCTTTTGTTTTCTTCCAAACGACCCTTCTTTCAGGGCTAACTGGACTAGTCCTCTGCTTTAGCCTCCATCTCTCCGTCCTCATCGTCTCCGTCCACCTCTGCATTCTCCCGCTCTAGCCTCTCAAGCTGACGGGCCAGTTCGGTCTCGTCCGTGTCCGTCACCACCTTCGCCTGAAGGGGGGGTGGTATAACAAGAACATTACACCTCATTTacttatttagcagatgctcttataaAGACTGACTTACAATCAATCAATTCACTCAAGGAGTAAGAtatgcaacaacaaaaatgtagaaTCCAATTCAcgtgtgaaacaggacaaatataagcacccacctaaCTATTATAGTAAACGGTAAGAAAAACTGGTgctgttttatatctttgtttttaTATATCCTCAGAGATTGAAAGTAGTGTTAGGTTCAAGCTCTGTGTATGAGAAGTGTAATTATTTAGTGGACTGCAGGGAACTGAAGGAATGTGCACTCCAAATAAATAAAGGCCTCTCCTGGCTGATAAGATATGCATGGAGAAATCGAAAAGTACTGAAGTACATCTTTGTGGATGAGAGCTACGGGTGTAAATGAACACTGCACTATATTGAATGGACGTATTCAGGTGGTACATCCACGCCGAGTCAACATTTGAAACAGAGTTTGGGCTCTTCTGTATGATAAACATGCACTTTCATGGGAAGTAGTGTCAAAGGCCACGACGAGAGAAACCACCAAGTACTTTGGTATTCCCTCATACTACTGGCAAACTGACCACCCATCTCTCCATTTTCTCACCcaaccatctactgtatctacagtgccttcaggaagtgttcacacccctagacttttttcacattttgttgcgttacagcctgaatttgaaatggattaaattgagactGTCACTGGCCTATAAcaaaacaccccataatgtcaaagtaaaaTTATGTTCTTGGACATGTTTACAAAATGGgcctcccgaatggcgcagcggCCTACGGCACTGCATTACAGTGCTAAAGACGTCACGgtagacccgggttcgatcccaggctgtgtcgcagccggccgagactgggagacccatgaggcaacgcacaattggtccagcaccgtccgggttaggggagggtttggccggccgggatgtccttgtcccatcgcgctctagcgacttcttgtggcgggccgggcgcatgcacgctcaAGGCGTGCATGCTGTAAggcgtttcctccaacacattggtgtggctggcttcctggttaagcgagtagtgtgtcaagaagcagtgcggcttggcagggtcgtgtctctcgaccttcacctctcctgagtgtgtacgggagttgcagcgatgggacaattATATATcacgaaattagggagaaaaaggtataaaaagtattattatttaaAAGTGAAATAGTGAAAagtattgagtcaataagtattcatcctctttgttatggcaagcctcaataagttaaggagtaaaaacctgcttaacaagtcacataataagtttcatggactcactctgtgtgcaataagtgtttaacattatttgtgtgtgtgtaccccacacacacaattatctgtaaggttcctcaatcgagcagtgaatttcaaacacagattcaaccataaagaccaggaAAGTTTTCAAATGccacaaagggcacctattggtagatgggtaaacataaaaagcagacattgaatatccctttgagcatggtgaagttattaattacactttttcATTAtaaaaagatacaggcgtccttcctcagttgctggagaggaaggaaaccactcagggatttctccatgaggccaatgttgactttaaaacagagtttaatggctgtggcgAAAACTGAGGttggatcaataacattgtagttactccataatattaacctaaatgacagagtgaaaacaaggaagcctgtacagaacacAAATTATTCCaatacatgcatcctgtttgcaataaggcactaaagtaaaacggcttaaaatgtggcaaagaaatttacTTTTATGTCTTGAATGCAAAGCGttttgtttggggaaaatccaacaaaacatcactgagtaccactctgcatattttcaagcatgggggtggctgcatcatgttatgggtatgcttgtcatcagcaaggactagggagttttttgttgttgataaaaataaatggaatagagctaagtacAGGAcatatcctagaggaaaacctggttcagtctgctttccaacagggtccgggagacaaattcacctttcagcaggacaataacctgccaaaagtgattctaacatgtattgactcaggggtgttaaTATATATGTAAATGagacatttctgtattttattttcaataaaatgtgccaacatttctaaaaaccttttcacttcttcattatggggtactgtgtataGATGGGTCTGTTTAaatcattttgaattcaggctgtaacacaacaaaatgtggaataagtcagggggtgtgaatactttctgaagtcactgcaTATCCTCAGTCTCACCTCCATCTGGATGTTAAAGACGCCCCTCTTCTCCTCGATCCTCTCCTTGATGGCTGCCATGGCCTGGTTGAGAACCGAAAGGCCCTCGGTGCGCTCCAGAGTGGTTGTGGTCATGACGTAGCGTGGCGGTGCTATCAGATTAATCTAGGGAGAGAGTGGTCATACAATGCGTGGTCATACAACGCCTTCGAGAAAGTTGAGGTCAACCACAGGACGACGAGATGAAATCGATAGAGAAATATAATTAAATAGATTAGAAGTATTGAGTATGAGAGTTCCTTGATGCAACCTACCTTGATGGGCATGGCCTCTGTCGAGCAGCTAAGCCCCGCCCTCAGTGCGTCCTTCACAGCGTCAATGCCCTCATACCCGTAGCATGCCACCTCGATGTCTGCAAGGATGATAGTCAAAATGTATTGTTTAAAGAAAATAAAGTGTCAAGTCGCCATGTTTCTAATTTGAAAACTTCAGAGGAGTTCAATAGTGTCATCAACATGCCACTCTGGCAAACGAATCAATGAACATTATGTAGCATTTGTCGCCAATTTCCATAGTTGTGTAGGCACTACACACATCAAATATGGAAATACGGACCCAACAAGACTTCATCGGTTAGCCAATAACTTTCCTGCAATTGAAATCCTTGGGTGGGCCGCCTAATCTTTTTTTCCAGCTCGCCTAAGTCCAAACAGTGGGAAAAAAATGTCTAAATAAACCATCATCCTAAAATAATAAATTTAGCAGTATAGATTTTCTTATTATGTTCGAGCAAAacaacacagcattagccatggcaaaataCATAGAATTACAGTAAATCTGCAACCTTTTCTCTCAGCCGCACAACAAAATGTCTAGAAATGCAGGAAAGTAGCATCAAAACTACCCCCCCATATCTTTACAATGTAATCTCCCCCCCATTGATCTTCTTTAACATGTCTAGTACATATTTATTGCACTGTTAATGTTGAGTGTGCTGTGACCTGCTCTGATTTTGACAGCCTGTGGAGTGAGACGCCTGTTGATGTTGTCGATGAGCACGGCCCTCTCCTCCTCGGTCAGGTCTAGCCCATCCAGCATGGCAGGGTCACTgggaaaaataaaacatttttggagCATGGATATCTGACTAAATGATTTGAGGAGATCGGGAGCAAACACTACACTATCACACCCGTCTACAATATCTGCGTCCATCTCTTACTAAGAATGACAgatggtattttattaggatccccattagctgtcgCAGAAGCAGCAGcgactcttcctgggatccacacaaaacatgacatagtaCATACCATTAATAGACAAGGGCAGAGCAAGGGCAGACCTACAGAAAAGGTAAACCTTATTCACCACACCGTGCTGACTCGGATATAttattttcacattgtcctttccagcatggTTCCAGCAACTATGGAGAATACGTAACCAAGCCAGCCTAACACAGCTTGGCTGAGCCTGGCTTTGCTCAGTcatgtgtacagtaccagtccaaagtttgaacacacctactcattccagggtttttctgttTTTTGAACCATTTTCTCAATTGCacaatattagtgaagacattaaaactatgaagtaacacatatggaatcatgtagtaaccaaaaaaagtgttaaatcaaaatatatcttatattccccaaagtagccaccctttgccttgatgacagctttgcacactctttgcattttctcaaccagcttcatgaggtaatcacatggaatgcatttcaattaacaggtgtgccttgttaaaagttaatttgtagactttctttcctttttaatgcgtttgagccaatcagttgtgttgtgacaaggtaggggtggtatacagaagaccatattatggcaaggacagctcaaataagcaaagagaaacaacagtccatcattattttaagacatgaaggtcagtcaatacggaaaatgtaaAGTACTTTGAGTgcgatgatgaaactggctctcatgaggaccaccacaggaaaggaagaaccagagttacctctgctgcagacgataagttcactagagttaccagcctcagaaattagcaattaactgcacctcagattgcagcccaaataaatgcttcagagttcaagtaacagacatctcaacatcaactgttcagagaagactgcatgaatcaggcctttgtggttttgttgcaaggaaaccactactaaaaggacaccaataagaagaagatacttgcttgtgcaaataaacacaagcaatggacattagactggtagaaatctgagtccaaatttgcaatttttggttccaaccgccgtgtctttgtgagacgcagagtaggtgaacggataatctcggcatgtgtgattcccactgtgaagcatggaggaggaggtgtgatggtgctttcaaggcacacttaaccagcatggctaccacagcattctgcagcgaaacaccatcccatctggtttgctcttaatGAGaatatgtaagggctatttgaccaagaaggagagtgatggagtgctgcatcagatgacctagactccacaatca containing:
- the LOC110529768 gene encoding RNA-binding protein 25 isoform X2: MSFPPHLNRTLLPPGIPPPQFAGFPSGTPMIPVHMGIMTQTPAVLVPTSMPAAPRKEAALVKAKETDENSGPTTTVFVGNISERASDMLIRQLLAKCGLVLSWKRVQGASGKLQAFGFCEYKEPESTLRALRLLHELQIGVKKLLVKVDAKTKAQLDEFKAKKKSSTNGNGAEVGKEEEAEEEEVIDEDTKRRDQVVKGAIDGLIREYASELNAASNDESPHRRKKKEKKEEEDINAIDGLEDDKRDLISREISKFRDTHKKLEEEKDKKDKERAEFDRERRERDKERERERERRDREREKEREKERERERERERERERERDRSDRDRDRNRTKEREWERERSRDRSKDRSHSREVSRDRDKDKKRDQEDEEEVYERRRLERKLRDKEAAYQERLKNWEIRERKKARDYSKESEREEERRREMTKESKRLKEFLEDYDDDRDDPKYYRGSALQKRLRDREKETEVDERDRKREKEELEEIRQRLLAEGHPDPEAEIRRMEEEAERLRQPPVKPEPDPEEERVHKAPRVDRDRRGDRDRDRGDRERERGDRDRGDRERERGERDRGDRERERGERDRERGDRDRERDRGDHHVPHHHHPHSDDDVEEGEEFDDDQSGSKPCLKPTLRPITAAPSVSSASGGATPNTPCGGDESPCGIIIPHENSPPHETPPQEEFRPKIGLSLKLGATSSPSQPNVAIKRKKLTVDSVFNKFDDEEADEAPRKRKLVPLDYGDDDKNLQSVVDGASGLAAIKGANTEEKRKHIKSLIEKIPTGKTELFSYPLDWSAVDSTLMDRRIRPWINKKIIEYIGEEEATLVDFVCSKVMAHGTPQGILDDVAMVLDEEAEVFIVKMWRLLIYETEAKKIGLVK
- the LOC110529768 gene encoding RNA-binding protein 25 isoform X1, coding for MSFPPHLNRTLLPPGIPPPQFAGFPSGTPMIPVHMGIMTQTPAVLVPTSMPAAPRKEAALVKAKETDENSGPTTTVFVGNISERASDMLIRQLLAKCGLVLSWKRVQGASGKLQGKNRTAFGFCEYKEPESTLRALRLLHELQIGVKKLLVKVDAKTKAQLDEFKAKKKSSTNGNGAEVGKEEEAEEEEVIDEDTKRRDQVVKGAIDGLIREYASELNAASNDESPHRRKKKEKKEEEDINAIDGLEDDKRDLISREISKFRDTHKKLEEEKDKKDKERAEFDRERRERDKERERERERRDREREKEREKERERERERERERERERDRSDRDRDRNRTKEREWERERSRDRSKDRSHSREVSRDRDKDKKRDQEDEEEVYERRRLERKLRDKEAAYQERLKNWEIRERKKARDYSKESEREEERRREMTKESKRLKEFLEDYDDDRDDPKYYRGSALQKRLRDREKETEVDERDRKREKEELEEIRQRLLAEGHPDPEAEIRRMEEEAERLRQPPVKPEPDPEEERVHKAPRVDRDRRGDRDRDRGDRERERGDRDRGDRERERGERDRGDRERERGERDRERGDRDRERDRGDHHVPHHHHPHSDDDVEEGEEFDDDQSGSKPCLKPTLRPITAAPSVSSASGGATPNTPCGGDESPCGIIIPHENSPPHETPPQEEFRPKIGLSLKLGATSSPSQPNVAIKRKKLTVDSVFNKFDDEEADEAPRKRKLVPLDYGDDDKNLQSVVDGASGLAAIKGANTEEKRKHIKSLIEKIPTGKTELFSYPLDWSAVDSTLMDRRIRPWINKKIIEYIGEEEATLVDFVCSKVMAHGTPQGILDDVAMVLDEEAEVFIVKMWRLLIYETEAKKIGLVK
- the LOC100135953 gene encoding eukaryotic initiation factor 2 alpha subunit: MPNLSCRFYQHRFPEVEDVVMVNVRSIAEMGAYVSLLEYNNIEGMILLSELSRRRIRSINKLIRIGRNECVVVIRVDKEKGYIDLSKRRVSPEDAIKCEDKFTKSKTVYSILRHVAEVLEYTKDEQLESLFTRTAWVFDEKYKRPGYGAYDVFKQAVSDPAMLDGLDLTEEERAVLIDNINRRLTPQAVKIRADIEVACYGYEGIDAVKDALRAGLSCSTEAMPIKINLIAPPRYVMTTTTLERTEGLSVLNQAMAAIKERIEEKRGVFNIQMEAKVVTDTDETELARQLERLERENAEVDGDDEDGEMEAKAED